The Micromonospora violae DNA segment CCGGCAACGGCCGCGAGTTCGGCCGGATGGGCCTGGAGGAGTTCCTGGAGACCAAGTCCATCCAGCGCTGACGGCCGCCAACCGCGGCGACGACGAGCGGTGCGGTGGGTGGAACACCACCGCACCGCTCGACTGTTGCACTCGATGCGCCGGCCAGCCGCCGGCACCCACCGATCGGAGTCACCGTGGACCGCGCCCAACTCGCCAGCTTCCTGCGCACCCGCCGCGAGGCCCTCCAGCCCGAGGATGTCGGGTTGCCCCGGGGGCCGCGCCGGCGCATCGGAGGGCTACGGCGCGAGGAAGTCGCCACGTTGAGTGGAATGTCCACCGACTACTACAGCCGGTTGGAGCAGCAGCGCGGGCCGCACCCCTCCGAGCAGATGCTCGCCGCGCTGGCCCGTGGCCTGCGGCTCAGCATCGCCGAACGGGACCACCTGTTCCAGCTCGCCGGGCACGCCGTTCCGCACCGCGCAATGCGGGCCGACCACGTGAACCCGGGCATGATGCGGATCCTCGACCGGATGCAGGACACCCCGGCCCAGGTGGTGAACCACCTCGGCGAGACCCTGGCGCAGACCGCACCGGCCATCGCCCTGCTCGGTGACGAGACCCGGCACACCGGGTTGGCGCGTAGCGCCCACCACCGCTGGTTCACCGACCCGACGGCACGGCAGCTGCACCCCGCGGAGGACCACCGGACGCAGAGTCGCCTGCTCGTGGCGCACCTGCACGCGTCGTACACCCGCGACGGGCGCGGCTCGCGGGCCGCCGCGATCGTCGACGACCTGCTGGCCCGGAGCCCGGAGTTCGCCCAGCTGTGGCGGGAGCACCCGGTGCCGGCCGGCTACTGCCCGCCCAAGCACTTCGTGCACCCGGAGGTCGGGGCGTTGGAGCTGCACTGCCAGACGCTGGTCGACCCGGACCAGTCCCAGACACTGTTGGTGTTCACCGCCGTGCCCGGCTCGCCGAGCGACGAGAAGCTGCGCCTGCTGTCGGTCATCGGCGGCCAGCTCGTCTGACCGTGATCAGGTGCGGGCCGGGTAGCGCGCCGGGCTGACGCCCAGGTACCGCCGGAAGTGGCGGGTCAGGTGCGCCTGGTCGAAGAAGCCGGCCCCGATGGCGGCGTCGACGGGTCGCTGCCCGGCGAGGAGGAGGCGGCGCGCCAGCTCGACCCGGCGGCCGGTCAGGTAGGAGTGCGGTGGCACCCCGTGCACGTGGGTGAACGTCCGGACCAGGTGGGTCGGGTGGGCGTGCAGCAGCTCGGCGGCCTCCCGCAGCGTGACGCCCTCGACGGTCCGGGCGTCCAGCAGTTCCCGGAGTCGGACCGCGAGGCCACGGCCGGCCGGCCAGCCATCAACCGGTGAGCGCTGGCGGAGTTGGCAGCGCAGCCGGTCCAGGATGAGCACGAGGCGGCTCTCGGCCTCGAACTCGTCTCCCGGCGCGGAGAGCGCCTGGTGCAGGTGGTGGATCCGGTCGCGCAGCTGCGGATCGGCCAGGTCCGGTTCGTCGACGGCCCGGCCGACCAGCTCGGCGTCGAGGGCCGAGGTGTCGAGGTACAGGACCCGCTTGCGGAAGCCGTCCGGTGTGGCGGAGCTGCCGTCGTGCGGCACGTACGGCGGCAGCAGGGTGACCGACGTCCGCAGCGCGCCGTGTCGGTGCCGGTCCAGGTCGAAGCGGACCGCGCCGTCGTCGACGATCAACAGCGTCCACACGTCGTGGATGTGCCGGGGGTAGGCGTGGTCCACGAAATGGGCGTGGAAGACCTCGGCGACCCCGGCAACCGCGGGTCGCCACGCGCTGACGTGCGAGCCGGCCGGGCGGGTGGCCACGCTAAGAACGTACAAGACCGGGTGGCGTCGGGGCGGGCAGGCTCGACGCCATGACCGAACCGATCCGTTTTCCCACCAAGATCGCCGTACTGCTCCGCAACGACCTGGCGAGCTGGCAACGGCTGAACGTCACCGCCTTCCTGGTCAGCGGCATCGCGAACGCGCTGCCGGAGCTGATCGGCGAGGAGTACCGCGACGCGGACGGCACCCGCTACCTGCCGATGTTCGGCCAGCCGGTGCTGGTCTTCGCCGGGGATCGGGCGGCGTTGGTCGGCGCGCACTCGCGCGCCCTCACCCGCGGCCTGCGGCTGGCGATCTTCACGTCCGAGCTGTTCGCCACCGGCAACGACCGGGACAACCGCGCCGCGGTGCAGGCGGTCGACCGCGACAAGCTCGACCTGGTGGGGTTGGCGCTGCACGCCCCGCGCAACGTGGTGGACAAGGTACTCAAGGGCATGACCATGCATCCCTGACCACGCCGGTCGACGGGGCCACAGGATCGTGCACCGGTTGTTCAGGCGACGTTCCGGTGGGGGTTCCACTGTGGTGAGCGGCGGCCGATTGCATCTGCCCGGCGGTAACGGCCGCCGACTTGATGCTGGAGGCAATGTGCGTACCACTTTCACGAGGGCCCGGGCCGTCGCGTCCGCCGCGGCGGCGATCTCGCTGCTCGCGGCGGCGCCGGCGCTCGGCGCGCCTGCGCACCCGACCCCGGGGCACCCGGGTACGGAGGCGAGCTGCGCGCCGGACGCGTCGCTGCTCGGCTTCTCCGACGCCCTCGACAAGACCACCTTCGCCGGCACCCCGGTATCCGGCCTGTCCGCGTTGGCGTTCACCCGTCCGGGGCGCGCACTGGCGCTGGTGGACAACATCGGCACGACCCCCGCGCGAGTCTACGAGCTGGGCCTGAAGACCGATCGGCGCGGCGTCGACGTCGGTGTCCGCGACGTCACCGTGCTCACCCGCCCCGATGGCACGCCGTACACGGGCGCGGACTTCGACGGTGAGGGGCTCGTCGCCGAGCGCGGCGGGGCCACCGTCCTGGCCAGCTCGGAGCGAGAGCCGTCGATCCGCCGGTTCCGCCTCTCCGACGGCCGCGAGATCGCGTCGCTGCCGGTCCCGGACCGGTTCCGGGTCGCCCCGGCCGGCGAGGCCGCGGTCAACCAGACCTTCGAGGCGCTGGCCACCACCCCGGACCACCGGGTGCTCTACGCGGGCATGGAAGCACCGCTCGCCGTGGACGGCCGCGACGCCGCAGGCGGCGGTCGGCAGCGGATCCTCCGGTACGAGGGTCGGGAAGGCGGCGCCTACACCCCGACCGCCCAGTACGCCTACCGCACCGACCCAACCCTCAACCTGGTCGAGCTGATCGCGCTCGGCGACGACCAGTTGCTCGCCGTGGAGCGTGGCAACGCCCCCACTGGCGGCCACATCGTGCGGGTCTACCGCGTCTCCGCCACGGGTGCACCGGATGTCTCCGCCGTGCCGTCCCTGTCGACGGTGGCCGACCCGCGTGCGTGGCTCGGCAAGGAGTTGCTGGTCGACATCGTCAACTGCCCGCCGTCGGGCGCCATCGCCAAGGGTCCGCAGCCCAACCCGTTGCTGGACAACATCGAGGGCGCCGCGCTCGGCGGCAACCTGCCGGGCGGTCGCCGCGAGCTGTACCTCATCTCCGACGACAACGGCAGCGCCACGCAGACCACCCGGGTGTACTCGCTGTCGGTGAAGCTGCGGCCCGAGGTGACCCTCAAGGACCGGGCGCTGATCTCGGCGACCGCGTACCAGCCGGGCCCGATCTCCGGCACCCAGCTCGCCACGAACCCAGTCAACGGGATCACCGCGCCCTTCCCGGGCCAGCCCATTCCCGGCTTCTCGGCGGTGATCCCGGCCCAGCCGGGTGACCGCACCGGCAAGCGGCTGCTCGCCATGCCGGACAACGGCTTCGGCGCGAAGACCAACTCGGCCGACTTCCTGCTGCGCGCGTACGAGATCGAGCCGCGCTACCGCAGCCACGACGTCACCATTCGGGGGCACATCAGCTTCCGCGACCCCGACCACAAGGTGCCGTTCCCGATCGTCAACGGCGACACGCGTGAGCGACTGCTGACCGGCGCGGACTTCGACGTCGAGTCGTTGGCCCGCGACGCGCGCGGCAACCTGTGGATCGGCGACGAGTTCGGGCCGTACCTGGTTCGCACCGACAAGACCGGCAAGGTGCTCCAGGCACCGATTCCGCTGCCGGACGGGACCAAGTCCCCGCAATCTCCGGATCTCGCCCCGGGTGAGACCCCGACCCTGCGCGCCAGCAACGGCTTCGAGGCGATGGCGGTCAGCGAGGACGGCTGGACGCTGTACCCGATCCTTGAGGGCGCCCAGGTCAACGATCCGGACCAGCGCCGCCGGGTCGTCTACGAGTTCGACGTACGGCACAACCGGTACACCAACCGCACCTGGTCCTTCCGGGTGGACGACCCGTCCCTGTTGGTCGGAGACGCGGCGGTGATCGACGGCCACCGGCTGGTGCTGATCGAGCGGGACAACGGCATGGGCCAGCAGTCGCTGGTCAAGCGCCTGGTCGTCACCGACCTGGACGAGGTGGGTTCGGACGGCTACTTGGTCCGCCGTACCGCGGTCGACCTGATGTACATCGCCGACCCGAAGGGCGTCTCCACCCCGGCCCGTCCGGGCGAGTACGGCGTCGGCCCGCTCCTCTCGTTCCCGCTGCAGTCGGTCGAGTCGGTGCTGCCGCTCGGTGGCGACCGGGTGCTCGTTGCCAACGACAACAACTTCCCGGGCAACGACGGTCGGATCCCGGGGCGCGCGGACGACACGGAGCTGATCGTGATCGACGTGCCCGGCCTGCGGTAACCCGTCTGAACGAGCGGCCCCCGACGCGCGCGGCGTCGGGGGCGGTTCGCGTCCATGCAGGTCTCGGCGGGCCGCAGACATTGATATCGATGGGTTCCCCTGTAACGATTAATAGACTTTACAGTTATCTTCCCCGCCCGGAAGGACCCCCACATGGCGCGACGATCGGCCGGGCTCACTCCCCGCCACCCCCGCAGCAGACTGACCTCCGCGCTCGCCGTGGCCCTGCTCGCCGTACCGACCGGCCTGGTCGTCGGCGCGACGCCCGCGATCGCCGCCGCGACAGGCGCCATCACCGGGTACGGCGGCAAGTGCGTCGACGTGGCCGCCGCCGGCACCACCAACGGCACCCGGGTGCAGATCTACGACTGCAACGGCACCGGGGCGCAACAGTGGTCGCCCAGTGCCGGGCAACTCGTCAATCCGACCTCGGGAAAGTGCCTCGACGCGACCGGCCCCAGCTCGGCCGACGGCACCCCGTTGCAGATCTGGAGCTGCACCGGCACCGCCAACCAGACCTGGGCGCTGCCCACCGGCGGCACCACACCGCCGCCCTCGGGTGGCTTCACCCACCCCGGCGTGCTGGTCAGCCGAGGTCAGCTCGACTTCATCCGGGGCCGGGTGCAGGCCGGCGCGC contains these protein-coding regions:
- a CDS encoding helix-turn-helix transcriptional regulator, translating into MDRAQLASFLRTRREALQPEDVGLPRGPRRRIGGLRREEVATLSGMSTDYYSRLEQQRGPHPSEQMLAALARGLRLSIAERDHLFQLAGHAVPHRAMRADHVNPGMMRILDRMQDTPAQVVNHLGETLAQTAPAIALLGDETRHTGLARSAHHRWFTDPTARQLHPAEDHRTQSRLLVAHLHASYTRDGRGSRAAAIVDDLLARSPEFAQLWREHPVPAGYCPPKHFVHPEVGALELHCQTLVDPDQSQTLLVFTAVPGSPSDEKLRLLSVIGGQLV
- a CDS encoding AraC family transcriptional regulator, whose product is MATRPAGSHVSAWRPAVAGVAEVFHAHFVDHAYPRHIHDVWTLLIVDDGAVRFDLDRHRHGALRTSVTLLPPYVPHDGSSATPDGFRKRVLYLDTSALDAELVGRAVDEPDLADPQLRDRIHHLHQALSAPGDEFEAESRLVLILDRLRCQLRQRSPVDGWPAGRGLAVRLRELLDARTVEGVTLREAAELLHAHPTHLVRTFTHVHGVPPHSYLTGRRVELARRLLLAGQRPVDAAIGAGFFDQAHLTRHFRRYLGVSPARYPART
- a CDS encoding DUF2000 domain-containing protein, which translates into the protein MTEPIRFPTKIAVLLRNDLASWQRLNVTAFLVSGIANALPELIGEEYRDADGTRYLPMFGQPVLVFAGDRAALVGAHSRALTRGLRLAIFTSELFATGNDRDNRAAVQAVDRDKLDLVGLALHAPRNVVDKVLKGMTMHP
- a CDS encoding esterase-like activity of phytase family protein; amino-acid sequence: MRTTFTRARAVASAAAAISLLAAAPALGAPAHPTPGHPGTEASCAPDASLLGFSDALDKTTFAGTPVSGLSALAFTRPGRALALVDNIGTTPARVYELGLKTDRRGVDVGVRDVTVLTRPDGTPYTGADFDGEGLVAERGGATVLASSEREPSIRRFRLSDGREIASLPVPDRFRVAPAGEAAVNQTFEALATTPDHRVLYAGMEAPLAVDGRDAAGGGRQRILRYEGREGGAYTPTAQYAYRTDPTLNLVELIALGDDQLLAVERGNAPTGGHIVRVYRVSATGAPDVSAVPSLSTVADPRAWLGKELLVDIVNCPPSGAIAKGPQPNPLLDNIEGAALGGNLPGGRRELYLISDDNGSATQTTRVYSLSVKLRPEVTLKDRALISATAYQPGPISGTQLATNPVNGITAPFPGQPIPGFSAVIPAQPGDRTGKRLLAMPDNGFGAKTNSADFLLRAYEIEPRYRSHDVTIRGHISFRDPDHKVPFPIVNGDTRERLLTGADFDVESLARDARGNLWIGDEFGPYLVRTDKTGKVLQAPIPLPDGTKSPQSPDLAPGETPTLRASNGFEAMAVSEDGWTLYPILEGAQVNDPDQRRRVVYEFDVRHNRYTNRTWSFRVDDPSLLVGDAAVIDGHRLVLIERDNGMGQQSLVKRLVVTDLDEVGSDGYLVRRTAVDLMYIADPKGVSTPARPGEYGVGPLLSFPLQSVESVLPLGGDRVLVANDNNFPGNDGRIPGRADDTELIVIDVPGLR